A DNA window from Halichondria panicea chromosome 16, odHalPani1.1, whole genome shotgun sequence contains the following coding sequences:
- the LOC135349980 gene encoding leucine-rich repeat-containing protein 51-like — translation MSSKKKGPGATRALVDNRLLVHHPLDFSFKAIQEFSDLLRERPRLRSKQLQGVFDLEDELSAGSSRGSVEVEKFPSTALKVNNNLLVSWDRFMPSISRLFQDPMLKLGWIDFSFNDLKTIDKCLLELPNLTTIYLHGNNIVTLAQVDKLSQLDNLKSLTLHGNPIEINSGYRFYVLSRVPQLQTLDFSGITKSDRASCETWKTMIVPKTKSRRKRDDD, via the exons ATGAGCAGCAAAAAGAAAGGACCAGGAGCTACCAGGGCATTGGTGGACAACAGGTTGCTGGTACATCACCCGCTGGATTTCTCATTCAAAGCTATTCAAGAATTTTCAG ATCTGTTGCGAGAGAGGCCTCGACTGAGAAGTAAACAGTTGCAGGGAGTGTTTGACTTGGAGGACGAGCTAAGTGCAGGAAGCTCTAGAGGTTCAGTAGAGGTAGAGAAATTCCCCTCAACTGCACTAAAGGTCAACAACAACTTACTGGTCAGCTGGGATAGATTCATGCCGTCCATCTCCAGGCTGTTTCAGGACCCAATGTTAAAGCTCGGCTGGATTGATTTCTCCTTCAATGATCTAAAAACAATTGACAAG TGTCTTCTCGAGTTGCCAAATCTCACCACTATCTATCTCCATGGAAATAACATTGTGACTCTAGCTCAAGTCGATAAACTGTCTCAGCTCGACAATCTCAAGTCTCTGACGCTTCATGGCAACCCCATTGAAATCAACTCAGGCTACAGATTCTATGTTCTGTCAAGAGTACCCCAGTTACAAACTCTGGACTTCAGTGGCATTACCAAGTCAGACAGAGCTTCTTGTGAAACATGGAAGACTATGATTGTCCCTAAAACAAAATCAAGAAGAAAAAGAGACGATGACTAG
- the LOC135349918 gene encoding deleted in malignant brain tumors 1 protein-like, producing the protein MATNMLQVTLLLLIAVCSSNGQDTQSSCTTRGDVRLVGGSNSREGRVEVCLNNEWGTVCDDLWDDQDAAVVCKQLGFSANGAIAVSRAHFGEGNGTIHLDNVACVGEEGVLSDCPTQGDLDPNCGHAEDASVICLPENFTCNDGQIRLANSDKEYEGRVEICFNNRYGTVCDDGWDNVDASVVCGQLGFQRKGAIGVGRSQLFGSGFGTIYFDDVACTGSETNLTQCPHRGVGVSNCFHGEDVGVICKSPDGPTVCNDTDLRLVNGRMPNEGRVEVCYNNHWGTVCDDFWDALDAQVVCRQMGFATPANASIALVGGAFGAGEGIIFLDTVQCSGGELSLSECPSDPLGTNNCGHTEDAAVFCHSEEVTCKEGNIRLADGPDGREYEGRLEICINNHWGTVCDDRYNMAEAKVVCTELGFTNGSPLPLPRAFFGEGVGMVWLDDLECTGMEMSLLECEHNGVGQSNCRHSEDVSIICPLPEGLPKDCENGNVRLVGGEMSSEGRVEICFNGRWGTVCDDGWGQADAAVVCKQLGYDLATTNNSLAAVEGLFGSGEGPILLDNVQCSGDEESILACRAEELGMTNCRHTEDAGVVCPSAINQRLCEDGEIRLVGGADPSEGRVEMCFNSKWGSVCASSFDNREAQVTCRNLGFDMDKTRSVPVLRGGFGEASSPIFLRALGCVGTENTFLQCPRASVTFSTSCGLFSSTTVAAVICTDQPCTEGDFRVTGGDGVTNGRLEVCVGELWGTVCTTDFNDTLVSQACTSLGQQGKDFTKVPGSFFGASSRPTFRATALGQYQEMPCGTGGSVGLFCLAQGAERVCQSGEVRLGDGGDVSQGRVEVCFNNIWGTVCDDSWDDNAAAVVCRQLGLQEEGAMAKFFEGGESVPILLDDIKCTGEESTLFECSRTNIGRHNCQHNEDAGVVCTRKPLVDDGSSQRTEAVAITVPIVVIVVILLAAITTAAILVIYLNHKVKSQQTDITPIVEAEVGIPFDNEQEDPKKTYFNHEEQL; encoded by the exons ATGGCAACCAATATGCTGCAGGTGACTTTGCTGCTTCTAATAGCAGTATGCTCTAGCAACGGACAAGATACCCAAT CTAGTTGCACTACAAGAGGAGATGTGAGGCTTGTTGGTGGGAGCAACTCTAGAGAAGGGAGAGTTGAGGTGTGTCTCAACAATGAATGGGGGACGGTGTGTGACGATCTCTGGGATGATCAAGACGCTGCAGTGGTGTGCAAGCAACTTGGCTTCTCTGCAaatg GAGCCATTGCTGTCTCAAGGGCACACTTCGGAGAGGGTAATGGAACAATCCATCTGGACAATGTGGCATGTGTCGGAGAGGAGGGTGTTCTATCTGACTGTCCTACGCAAGGCGACCTCGACCCCAACTGTGGTCATGCAGAAGACGCTTCAGTTATTTGCCTGC CTGAAAACTTCACTTGTAACGATGGACAAATCCGATTGGCCAATTCAGACAAGGAATACGAAGGAAGGGTGGAGATCTGCTTCAACAATCGCTATGGTACCGTTTGTGATGATGGTTGGGACAATGTTGATGCGTCTGTGGTCTGTGGTCAGCTTGGATTCCAAAGAAAAG GAGCCATCGGTGTAGGCAGAAGCCAGTTATTCGGAAGTGGATTTGGAACCATTTATTTTGATGATGTGGCATGTACTGGAAGCGAGACCAATCTGACACAATGTCCACACAGAGGAGTAGGTGTTAGCAACTGTTTCCATGGGGAAGACGTTGGAGTTATCTGTAAAT CTCCGGATGGACCCACTGTCTGTAACGATACAGACCTGAGGCTCGTGAATGGTAGAATGCCCAATGAAGGTAGAGTGGAGGTATGCTACAACAACCATTGGGGCACGGTCTGTGACGACTTTTGGGATGCACTAGACGCTCAAGTTGTGTGCAGACAGATGGGGTTTGCAACTCCAGCTAATG CATCCATTGCTTTGGTGGGAGGAGCGTTTGGAGCTGGAGAAGGAATCATTTTCCTAGACACTGTTCAGTGCTCTGGTGGAGAGCTCTCTCTCAGTGAATGCCCATCAGACCCACTTGGCACAAATAATTGTGGCCACACTGAAGATGCTGCCGTGTTTTGTCATAGTGAAGAGGTTACATGCAAAGAAGGAAACATTCGATTGGCCGATGGGCCAGATGGGAGGGAGTACGAAGGGAGACTGGAGATATGCATCAACAATCATTGGGGAACGGTGTGCGATGATCGCTACAATATGGCAGAGGCAAAGGTCGTGTGTACAGAGCTTGGATTCACAAATG GTTCGCCTCTGCCCCTGCCAAGAGCATTCTTTGGAGAGGGTGTGGGTATGGTATGGCTGGATGATCTAGAGTGTACTGGAATGGAAATGTCGCTGCTGGAATGTGAACACAACGGAGTCGGGCAGAGCAACTGTAGGCACTCTGAGGATGTCAGCATTATTTGTCCAT TACCCGAGGGTCTGCCAAAAGATTGTGAGAATGGAAACGTACGATTGGTCGGAGGGGAAATGAGCAGTGAAGGAAGAGTTGAGATATGCTTCAATGGTCGTTGGGGCACAGTTTGTGATGATGGATGGGGCCAAGCGGACGCTGCAGTCGTATGTAAACAGCTTGGATACGATTTGGCAACTACCAATA ACTCCCTGGCAGCTGTTGAAGGTCTGTTTGGATCTGGAGAGGGTCCGATCCTTTTGGACAATGTCCAGTGTTCGGGAGACGAAGAATCAATACTGGCCTGCCGTGCAGAGGAGCTAGGAATGACTAACTGTCGTCATACGGAGGATGCAGGAGTCGTATGCCCTT CTGCTATAAATCAAAGACTGTGTGAGGACGGTGAGATACgactggtgggtggagctgatcCGAGTGAAGGGAGGGTGGAGATGTGCTTCAACAGCAAATGGGGCTCAGTATGTGCATCTAGCTTCGACAACAGAGAGGCCCAGGTCACCTGTCGGAATCTGGGCTTTGATATGGACAAAACTC GTAGTGTGCCTGTTTTGAGGGGTGGTTTCGGTGAAGCTTCAAGTCCGATCTTCCTGCGAGCCCTCGGGTGTGTGGGTACAGAGAATACGTTTCTCCAGTGTCCAAGAGCATCTGTCACCTTTAGTACCTCCTGTGGCCTATTCTCTAGTACAACTGTGGCAGCTGTCATTTGCACAG ATCAGCCATGCACTGAGGGGGACTTTCGTGTTACTGGAGGGGATGGAGTGACTAATGGAAGactggaggtgtgtgtgggggagctGTGGGGGACAGTGTGCACCACTGACTTCAATGATACTCTTGTTTCTCAAGCTTGTACCTCATTGGGTCAGCAAGGAAAAG ATTTCACTAAAGTGCCTGGAAGTTTCTTTGGAGCCAGTTCTAGGCCAACATTCAGGGCCACGGCACTAGGGCAGTATCAGGAGATGCCTTGTGGAACTGGAGGGAGTGTTGGCCTCTTTTGCTTGG CCCAAGGAGCAGAGAGGGTGTGCCAGTCAGGAGAAGTGAGGCTGGGTGATGGTGGGGACGTCTCTCaaggacgagtggaggtgtgctTCAACAACAtctgggggacagtgtgtgatgactCATGGGACGACAACGCTGCAGCTGTCGTGTGCAGACAACTAGGACTGCAAGAAGAAG GAGCTATGGCCAAATTTTTTGAAGGGGGAGAGTCAGTGCCCATTCTTCTTGACGACATAAAGTGTACAGGGGAAGAGTCTACCTTATTTGAATGCTCTCGTACAAACATTGGACGCCATAACTGTCAACACAATGAAGATGCCGGTGTGGTGTGTACAA GAAAGCCGCTGGTTGATGATGGCAGCTCTCAGAGAACTGAAGCTGTGGCTATTACTGTACCCATTGTGGTGATTGTTGTGATCTTGTTGGCAGCCATAACAACAGCGGCTATACTAGTCATCTACCTAAACCACAA GGTGAAGTCTCAACAAACTGACATCACACCAATCGTGGAGGCTGAAGTTGGCATTCCGTTCGATAATGAACAAGAGGATCCTAAGAAAACATATTTCAATCATGAAGAACAGTTATAA
- the LOC135349935 gene encoding uncharacterized protein LOC135349935, whose protein sequence is MSLWSNFLLTVLLLCCLHGYGSQQQDLDTVINKLAQKVAESQIVKNSELDPYKKQIGVYPCNIRLNFNGNTASKPVRDFVAIFDNNAFVTLWVSTILLEAAQFPSGPQPSHDQLKLAIEAVATYHDRNRPKDGILVFWPQTHNASSGRYFCDPQNLTPLADGLDDFLKDIHSLLTDLGLEKYWEEMFKRIFDLLDNAAAAFHIPADFDDTFVNLGFGSMLFDYSKSGDLYKMWKDSNQNNVEAMNALKKYSYAPFSNDDTKNFIDTRTFFYLRDFLYEIQKASLPAFFASTWAQNIDEDKVTFDDYSMPFNANNIDLTVSTNVVYGISSTVLSGSNNYTNGSNWFDPELQMIYENTTNLMAWFIERNFSNRPDLALTYYPSVYNFYWFTARSVNLLRSYSQRHGRLPYAVMERAMDTLTVAMRGAATTDILKKAVTDKDGLMYFDDFLGDNDKNMQDKPEKNAEDRISSTAVAVNALFYTWTENQKLLPITPPQVIGVIRNASQWLLKHTLSGEYKPYNVIFSGSVKTLDDLPFFYPSKDLKFLNGSSVPPDAATPEVMLGIHGIISQLEYQDMLKKKNFGRHTPMDFHGYNDHSAWPFWSSEPFTHASALLALTQYRALLDTPT, encoded by the exons ATGAGTTTGTGGAGTAACTTTTTACTGACTGTTCTGCTGCTCTGTTGTCTCCATGGATATGGCAGTCAGCAGCAAGATCTGGACACAGTGATAAACAAACTGGCTCAGAAAGTGGCTGAATCTCAG ATAGTGAAGAATTCTGAGCTGGATCCATATAAGAAGCAAATTGGAGTCTATCCTTGCAATATTCGACTGAACTTCAACGGTAATACGGCCTCCAAACCTGTCCGAGATTTTGTTGCCATATTTGACAATAATGCATTCGTGACTCTGTGGGTGAGCACCATTCTGCTAGAGGCTGCCCAATTCCCCTCGGGCCCACAACCTTCTCATGACCAGCtgaagctagctatagaagcCGTGGCAACCTATCACGATCGCAATCGACCAAAGGATGGAATACTTGTATTCTGGCCCCAAACACACAATGCCAGCAGTGGACGCTATTTCTGTGACCCCCAGAATCTAACACCACTTGCTGATGGCTTGGATGACTTTTTGAAAGATATCCACAGTCTACTTACTGACCTGGGACTAGAGAAATATTGGGAAGAAATGTTTAAAAGGATCTTCGATTTGTT GGACAATGCTGCAGCAGCTTTTCATATTCCTGCGGATTTTGATGACACGTTTGTTAATCTTGGATTTGGATCAATGCTATTTGATTACAGCAAATCTGGTGATCTTTACAAAATGTGGAAAGATAGTAACCAGAACAACGTTGAAGCAATGAACGCTCTAAAAAAATACTCATATGCACCATTTAGCAATGATGATACTAAAAACTTTATTGACACTCGTACATTTTTCTATCTAAGAGATTTCCTCTACGAAATACAAAAGGCCTCTCTACCAGCCTTCTTTGCCTCAACATGGGCACAGAATATCGATGAGGACAAAGTCACTTTTGACGATTACTCAATGCCTTTTAATGCCAATAACATAGACCTGACAGTCAGCACTAATGTGGTGTACGGCATATCTTCAACCGTACTATCAGGGTCTAATAATTACACTAATGGAAGCAATTGGTTCGATCCTGAGTTACAGATGATCTATGAAAACACAACTAACCTCATGGCCTGGTTTATTGAAAGGAACTTTTCAAATCGTCCTGACCTCGCATTGACGTACTATCCATCAGTGTACAATTTCTACTGGTTTACTGCACGCTCTGTGAATCTGTTGAGAAGCTACTCACAACGGCATGGTAGACTCCCTTATGCAGTCATGGAGAGAGCTATGGACACACTGACTGTAGCTATGAGAGGAGCAGCTACTACAGACATTCTCAAGAAAGCAGTGACTGATAAAGATGGGCTGATGTATTTCGACGACTTCCTGGGAGACAATGACAAAAATATGCAAG ATAAGCCTGAAAAAAACGCTGAAGATCGTatttcctcaacagctgtagcagtGAATGCTCTGTTCTATACTTGGACTGAGAACCAGAAGCTGCTACCAATTACTCCCCCACAAGTCATTGGAGTCATCAGGAATGCTTCACAGTGGCTTCTCAAGCACACATTAAGTGGGGAATACAAACCATACAACGTCATCTTTTCCGGCTCTGTCAAAACACTTGAT GATCTCCCATTTTTCTATCCTTCCAAAGACCTCAAGTTCTTGAATGGGTCTTCCGTCCCACCAGATGCTGCCACTCCTGAAGTGATGCTGGGCATTCATGGGATCATCTCACAGCTAGAGTATCAGGATATGCTCAAAAAGAAAAACTTTGGGAGACACACACCGATGGATTTCCATGGCTACAATGACCATAGTGCATGGCCATTTTGGTCGTCTGAACCCTTTACACATGCATCAGCATTGTTAGCTCTGACTCAGTACAGAGCTTTATTAGACACTCCAACTTAA
- the LOC135349999 gene encoding dual specificity protein phosphatase 23-like, producing MTSIPWNFSWFIDGKLAGMAYPRDKHIPFLVASGLQTIINLTPFPADYEDMANAHGITVHNIIIEDFCAPSYDQIKEFLDICKAAETPVAVHCGKGMGRTGTMLACYLVAEEGYKTLDAIKETRRRRVYSIETESQERAIFKFEHKYNSKGIDNVHYCKA from the exons ATGACCTCCATTCCTTGGAATTTCTCCTGGTTCATAGATGGAAAACTGGCAGGGATGGCCTATCCAAGAGACAAGCATATTCCCTTCTTAGTGGCCTCTGGATTACAGACAATAATCAACCTCACCCCCTTCCCTGCGGATTATGAGGATATGGCTAATGCTCATGGCATCACAGTCCACAATATCATTATCGAAGATTTTTGTGCTCCGAGCTACGATCAAATTAAGGAATTTCTGGACATATGCAAAGCTGCAGAAACA cctGTTGCAGTCCACTGTGGTAAGGGCATGGGACGCACAGGGACGATGCTCGCCTGTTATCTGGTAGCCGAGGAGGGCTACAAAACGCTGGATGCCATCAAAGAGACAAGACGACGAAGAGTGTACTCCATTGAAACTGAGAGTCAAGAAAGAGCCATTTTTAAGTTTGAGCACAAGTACAACAGTAAAGGAATAGACAATGTTCATTATTGTAAAGCTTAA
- the LOC135349997 gene encoding leucine--tRNA ligase, cytoplasmic-like, whose translation MSFAKRDTLREIEQEVQRRWEAEGVFYMDAPSEDQVGDKFDHSNKYFVTFPYPYMNGRLHLGHTYTILKCEFAVGYQRLKGKRCLFPFAFHCTGMPIKACADKLTRDMEEFGYPPVFPQEEVKPAEPTKQVDPTKRVKKVNSKVATKGGGGVHQWDIMKSLGLMDEEIKKFADSAHWLTYFPPITQADLRALGVRVDWRRSFITTDTNPYYDKFVRWHFNTLKERGKIKFGKRYTIFSPQDGQPSMDHDRASGEGVGPQEYTVIKMKALEPYPQKLSSLAGTPVFLVAATLRPETMYGQTNCWVRPDMNYIAFKTKDGEVFISTKRAATNMAYQGFTKEFGKFEIVLNIKGEDILGLPLKAPLSVYDVVYTLPMLTVKEDKGTGIVTSVPSDSPDDYAAIRDLKKKPAFREKFRVKDEMVMPYEPVAIITIPEMGKFCAVYACDKLKVASQNDKQKLEQAKEMTYLKAFYEGVMTIGEFSGVKVQDAKKKIQANMVANKEAILYQEPERVVISRSGDECVVALCDQWYLDYGDDEWKGQTRTVLEGVRTYSDEARNNFLGTLDWLEEHACSRSYGLGTRIPWDEKYLIESLSDSTIYMAYYSVAYLLQGGVVDGSKTGPLGIRPEQLTKAVWDYIFFGGELPQSDIPADHLKKLRNEFDYWYPLDLRVSGKDLIQNHLTYFLYNHQAIWPTPVRGEERCRWPNAIRCNGHLMLNSEKMSKSTGNFLTMSGSVERFTADGTRLALADAGDTLEDANFMFEMADAGLLRLYSQVEWIKEMVTSQETLRCDSRDNFNYQDRIFDNEMNHLIRLADEAYENMMYRDALKSGFYDLQTARDHYRDITAAGDGMNWVVVKKFIEIQALLLCPFCPHISEHIWTLLGKTETIMNAVWPVAGEVELFLLKEADYLTFVSHEFRVRLRKMMDMKGKKSGSSARPEYGVVYVALEYPKWQHQVLVKLKEMCGVNGNPSLPPNKEVLEKLKTIPDVKPYMKKLMPFVAMVKSALGEKGMEALDLRVPFDEKATLERNINYLVRSLDLKEIWVKSVSDSTEAKIADECIPGKPITVFTAQPYEQFVLVTMVNPQVSTPYFTVQLPVYNGDKHSQVVDRIRRTSGVPGNLKMELFRYETDSRSIPVYGATNEVERIGHEAKFQLSSGSLVLVDGDTSQSLGTHMQYTVDMS comes from the exons ATGTCT tttGCCAAGCGTGACACATTGCGTGAGATTGAGCAGGAGGTCCAGCGTCGCTGGGAGGCAGAGGGTGTGTTCTATATGGATGCCCCTTCCGAGGACCAAGTAGGGGATAAGTTCGATCACTCCAACAAATACTTTGTGACGTTCCCCTATCCCTACATGAACGGCAGACTCCATCTTGGACATACTTACACCATTCTCAAG TGCGAG TTTGCCGTGGGTTACCAACGTCTCAAAGGAAAGAGATGCCTCTTCCCATTCGCCTTCCATTGTACTGGCATGCCTATCAAG GCATGTGCAGACAAGCTCACACGTGATATGGAGGAGTTTGGTTACCCGCCAGTGTTCCCTCAAGAGGAGGTGAAGCCAGCTGAGCCCACCAAACAGGTAGACCCTACCAAGAGAGTCAAGAAGGTCAATAGCAAGGTGGCTACCAAGGGAGGAGGGGGCGTCCATCAGTGGGACATCATGAAGAGCCTCGGACTCATGGACGAGGAAATTAAGAAGTTTGCTGACTCCGCCCACTGGCTCACGTACTTCCCCCCCATCACTCAGGCGGATCTCAGGGCTCTTGGAGTCAGG GTGGACTGGCGTAGGTCATTCATCACCACGGATACCAACCCATACTATGACAAGTTTGTCCGCTGGCACTTCAACACTCTGAAGGAGCGCGGCAAGATCAAGTTCGGGAAGAGGTATACAATATTCTCCCCTCAAGACGGTCAGCCGAGCATGGACCACGATCGAGCGTCCGGGGAGGGAGTGGGACCACAAGAGTACACTGTCATCAAGATGAAAGCCCTGGAGCCCTACCCACAGAAACTGAG ttcCCTGGCTGGGACCCCTGTGTTCCTGGTGGCGGCCACACTGAGACCAGAGACAATGTATGGACAAACCAACTGCTGGGTACGACCAGACATGAACTACATTGCCTTCAAGACAAAAGACGGAGAGGTTTTCATCAGCACTAAGAGGGCAGCTACCAATATGGCCTATCAAGGATTCACAAAAGAGTTTGGAAAGTTTGAGATCGTTCTCAATATCAAGGGGGAGGATATTTTAGGGCTCCCGCTGAAAGCTCCACTGTCTGTGTATGATGTGGTCTACACTCTGCCCATGCTCACTGTCAAAGAGGACAAAG GTACGGGGATTGTGACCTCTGTACCTTCGGACTCCCCTGATGACTACGCTGCTATCAGGGATCTCAAGAAAAAACCG GCCTTCCGTGAGAAGTTTAGAGTGAAGGATGAGATGGTTATGCCCTACGAGCCAGTGGCCATTATAACCATTCCTGAGATGGGCAAGTTTTGTGCAGTGTACGCCTGTGACAAGCTAAAGGTGGCCTCACAGAATGATAAGCAGAAACTGGAGCAAGCCAAAGAGATGACTTATCTGAAAGCCTTCTATGAAGGG GTGATGACGATTGGAGAGTTCAGTGGAGTCAAGGTACAAGATGCCAAGAAGAAGATCCAGGCCAATATGGTGGCTAACAAGGAGGCTATTCTGTACCAGGAGCCCGAGAGAGTCGTCATCTCTCGCTCTGGGGACGAGTGTGTTGTTGCACTCTGCGACCAGTG GTACCTTGATTATGGTGATGATGAGTGGAAGGGACAGACAAGAACTGTTCTGGAGGGAGTCAGAAC CTATTCGGACGAGGCTAGGAACAACTTCCTGGGCACTCTTGATTGGCTGGAGGAGCACGCCTGCTCTCGCTCGTACGGACTGGGCACTCGTATCCCCTGGGACGAGAAGTACCTCATCGAGTCACTATCAGACTCTACCATCTACATGGCTTACTACTCTGTGGCCTACCTCCTGCAAGGGGGCGTGGTTGACGGGTCAAAGACCGGCCCACTAGGCATAAG ACCTGAGCAGTTGACGAAGGCTGTGTGGGACTACATCTTCTTTGGAGGAGAGCTACCACAATCAGACATACCAGCTGATCACCTCAA gaAGCTCCGCAATGAGTTTGACTACTGGTACCCACTGGACCTACGTGTGTCAGGCAAGGACCTCATTCAGAACCATCTCACCTACTTCCTGTACAACCACCAGGCCATCTGGCCCACCCCTGTGAGGGGAGAGGAGCGTTGTCGATGGCCCAACGCCATCAGGTGTAACGGTCACCTCATGCTCAACTCAGAGAAG ATGTCAAAGTCGACTGGCAACTTTCTGACAATGAGTGGGTCAGTAGAAAGGTTCACGGCTGACGGCACTCGTCTAGCTCTCGCTGATGCTGGGGACACACTTGAGGATGCCAACTTCATGTTTGAGATGGCAGACGCTGGGTTGCTCAGGCTCTACTCTCAGGTAGAGTGGATCAAG gagatGGTAACAAGTCAGGAGACCCTCCGCTGTGATTCTCGGGACAACTTCAATTATCAAGACCGTATCTTTGACAACGAAATGAACCATCTCATCAGGTTGGCTGACGAGGCCTACGAGAACATGATGTATCGTGATGCCCTCAAGAGTGGATTCTATGACCTCCAGACTGCCCGTGATCATTACCGTGACATCACAGCTGCTGGAGACGGAATGAATTGGGTCGTGGTGAAGAAATTCATTGAG atCCAAGCTCTTCTCTTGTGCCCCTTCTGTCCACACATCTCAGAGCACATCTGGACCCTGCTTGGAAAG ACGGAGACCATCATGAATGCAGTGTGGCCGGTGGCTGGGGAAGTAGAGCTGTTTCTCCTCAAGGAGGCTGACTACCTCACATTCGTATCTCACGAGTTTAGAGTACGGCTGAGGAAGATGATGGATATGAAggggaag AAGTCTGGGTCATCTGCTCGACCTGAGTATGGTGTAGTGTACGTTGCTCTCGAGTATCCTAAATGGCAGCACCAGGTGTTGGTGAAGCTGAAAGAGATGTGTGGTGTTAACGGCAATCCTAGTCTACCTCCTAATAAAGAGGTCTTAGAGAAGCTTAAAACCATACCAGATGTCAAGCCTTACATGAAGAAACTCATGCCTTTTGTTGCTATGGTGAag AGTGCCCTCGGGGAGAAAGGAATGGAGGCTCTGGACTTGAGAGTTCCCTTTGATGAGAAAGCCACTCTGGAGAGAAACATTAACTATCTTGTCCGATCTCTTGAC CTGAAAGAGATTTGGGTAAAGAGTGTGTCAGACTCAACAGAGGCTAAGATTGCGGACGAGTGCATTCCTGGAAAGCCCATCACTGTCTTTACTGCACAACCATATGAG caattcGTCCTAGTCACGATGGTTAACCCCCAAGTCTCGACCCCCTACTTCACGGTGCAACTGCCAGTTTACAATGGAGACAAACACTCACAGGTGGTGGACCGTATCCGTAGGACAAGCGGTGTCCCCGGCAACCTCAAGATGGAACTTTTTCGATACGAGACCGACTCCCGTTCCATCCCCGTGTACGGAGCAACAAATGAGGTGGAAAGGATTGGACATGAGGCCAAGTTCCAGCTGTCAAGTGGGTCTCTGGTGTTGGTCGATGGAGACACCTCACAATCCCTTGGCACTCACATGCAATACACTGTGGACATGTCTTAA